In Sphingopyxis sp. 113P3, one DNA window encodes the following:
- a CDS encoding tryptophan 2,3-dioxygenase: MIRRTKDGHTDIFETEIEGETIQWDNGLTYARHIQTEQLLSAQVPVSDKPDEMLFIIMHQTMELWIKLVLHEVRLVADAIRADELERAGKGLDRIATIQRHMIHSWEVLATLTPHDFLTFRGFLRRASGFQSQQYRELEYRLGNKRGEMMVVHKDDAAAMERLRAAFEAPSLYDELLRLLARRGFAIPPGHLERDWTQPYEPSEAVEKAWLAIYADVERYWDLYTLAEKITALEYYFQEWRFKHMKTVARVIGHKPGTGGSSGVNYLVKALSLSFFPELWSMRTEMVAPREGGDYAAEGPA, encoded by the coding sequence ATGATCAGGCGGACGAAGGACGGCCATACCGACATCTTCGAGACCGAGATCGAGGGCGAGACCATCCAGTGGGACAATGGCCTCACCTACGCGCGTCACATACAGACGGAGCAGCTTCTCTCGGCCCAGGTGCCCGTGTCGGACAAGCCTGATGAAATGCTCTTCATTATCATGCATCAGACGATGGAGCTGTGGATCAAGCTGGTGCTCCACGAGGTCCGGCTGGTCGCGGACGCGATCCGCGCCGACGAACTAGAGCGGGCAGGCAAGGGGCTCGACCGGATCGCAACGATCCAGCGTCACATGATCCACAGCTGGGAGGTGCTCGCGACGCTCACCCCGCATGACTTCCTTACCTTTCGCGGTTTCCTGCGCCGCGCCTCGGGGTTCCAGTCGCAGCAGTATCGGGAGCTCGAATATCGGCTTGGCAACAAACGCGGCGAGATGATGGTCGTGCACAAGGATGATGCGGCTGCGATGGAGCGGCTCCGCGCAGCCTTCGAAGCGCCCTCGCTTTATGACGAGCTTCTCAGGCTGCTCGCCCGGCGCGGGTTTGCCATTCCACCCGGCCATCTGGAGCGCGACTGGACGCAGCCTTATGAACCTTCGGAGGCGGTGGAGAAGGCGTGGCTCGCGATCTACGCCGACGTCGAGCGTTACTGGGACCTCTATACGCTCGCGGAGAAGATCACCGCGCTGGAATATTATTTCCAGGAATGGCGCTTCAAGCACATGAAGACCGTTGCGCGGGTCATCGGTCACAAACCCGGCACGGGTGGTTCGTCGGGAGTCAATTATCTCGTCAAGGCGCTCAGCCTCAGCTTCTTTCCCGAACTCTGGTCGATGCGCACCGAGATGGTCGCGCCGCGCGAAGGCGGAGACTATGCGGCGGAAGGTCCCGCATGA
- the phhA gene encoding phenylalanine 4-monooxygenase, with amino-acid sequence MTARHIYDAPPEGAAADWTIDQKWTAFTARQHETWQTLFHQQSAALARYACRDFLKGLDLLGQISRGIPDFADLNRRLGSATGWEVVAVPGWIPNRPFFEHLANRRFPAANFLRPPEQIGYSEEPDMFHDIFGHVPMLINPAFSEFLVAYGEAGLRAERLGAADFLGRLWLYTTEFGLVVEEGELRAFGGGLLSSYAECLAALTSPAPRRVWLDIERVMRTQYHFDRFQHIYFVVEGFDHLLRATEEADFSSIYRKISGEPSLQPEDGFRGDRVYDGPLQPALPGPACMKRKARR; translated from the coding sequence GTGACGGCAAGGCACATCTATGACGCGCCGCCGGAAGGGGCGGCCGCCGACTGGACGATTGACCAGAAGTGGACGGCCTTCACGGCCAGGCAGCATGAAACGTGGCAGACCCTTTTTCATCAGCAAAGCGCCGCACTCGCGCGCTACGCCTGCCGTGATTTCCTGAAGGGCCTAGATCTGCTTGGGCAGATCTCGCGGGGGATACCCGATTTTGCTGACCTCAACCGCCGTCTTGGGTCCGCAACCGGATGGGAGGTCGTCGCGGTGCCCGGCTGGATTCCGAACCGGCCATTTTTCGAGCATCTTGCGAACCGGCGCTTTCCTGCCGCCAATTTCCTCAGGCCTCCCGAGCAGATCGGCTACAGCGAAGAGCCCGATATGTTCCACGACATATTCGGCCATGTCCCCATGCTCATCAATCCTGCGTTTTCGGAGTTTCTCGTCGCCTATGGAGAGGCGGGACTGCGCGCAGAAAGGCTGGGCGCTGCCGATTTCCTTGGGCGCCTCTGGCTTTACACGACCGAGTTCGGGTTGGTTGTCGAAGAGGGCGAGCTGCGCGCGTTCGGAGGCGGACTCTTGTCGAGCTATGCCGAGTGCCTGGCTGCCTTGACCTCGCCCGCGCCGCGCCGCGTCTGGCTCGATATCGAGCGCGTGATGCGGACCCAGTATCATTTCGACCGATTCCAGCACATCTATTTCGTGGTCGAAGGTTTCGATCACTTGCTCCGCGCAACCGAGGAAGCGGATTTTTCAAGTATTTACAGAAAAATATCTGGCGAACCTTCGCTTCAGCCGGAAGATGGCTTTCGCGGCGACCGGGTCTATGATGGGCCTCTCCAGCCGGCCCTGCCGGGACCGGCCTGCATGAAGCGGAAGGCGCGGCGATGA
- a CDS encoding Lrp/AsnC family transcriptional regulator, with product MAGAAEQIGGNDMDRLDWKIIAALEEDGRASFADLGERVGLSKSPCWSRVRNLEKLGVIDGYSASLDPFALGLEVQSFVEVRINLDAHLEFEAAVLAHPAVVECHTTAGDSDYMLKVYARSVHHLDELLRHDLSKLPGVHRLASVVCLKSIKRQGPLAEWAQTSAQLTR from the coding sequence ATGGCGGGCGCGGCGGAACAGATTGGTGGCAACGACATGGACAGGCTCGACTGGAAAATCATTGCCGCGCTCGAAGAAGACGGGCGAGCGTCCTTCGCCGACCTTGGCGAAAGGGTGGGCCTGTCCAAATCCCCCTGCTGGTCGCGGGTTCGCAATCTTGAAAAGCTGGGGGTTATTGATGGCTACTCCGCTTCCCTCGACCCTTTCGCGCTGGGGCTCGAAGTCCAAAGCTTCGTCGAGGTGCGGATAAATCTCGACGCGCATCTTGAATTCGAGGCCGCAGTCCTTGCGCATCCTGCGGTCGTCGAGTGCCACACCACCGCGGGCGACAGCGACTATATGCTCAAGGTTTATGCGCGATCCGTGCACCATCTTGATGAACTGCTGCGGCACGATCTTTCGAAACTTCCGGGCGTTCATCGGCTGGCGTCGGTCGTGTGTCTCAAATCCATCAAACGGCAAGGTCCGCTTGCCGAATGGGCGCAGACGAGCGCGCAGCTCACGCGCTAG
- a CDS encoding Crp/Fnr family transcriptional regulator, whose amino-acid sequence MPFREILNRLMTPGERVLWEACLARNARDYRKGEDMVREGEHPRVLHVVLSGWVQKYKELPDGRRQILAIYMPGQLCDLDLFTVARSDHSLAAVRAASVAEISRPDACALLRRCPNITQIFCWSELVAAAVQREWMISLGQRNALERVAHLLSEIYVRQRGTPDPDDGECDFFLTQWQIAEATGLTQVHVNRTVQELRRRCGVELGQLRLRVPDFAGLSTIAAFNPNYLHFGEAGAGVDRVAPLFDTSDLPVFAGFPADRDSAAPLGLLS is encoded by the coding sequence ATGCCATTTCGTGAAATTCTGAACAGGCTGATGACGCCCGGGGAGCGGGTGTTATGGGAGGCATGTCTTGCGCGAAACGCGCGCGATTATCGCAAAGGCGAAGATATGGTGCGCGAGGGTGAGCATCCGCGCGTGCTTCATGTCGTCCTGTCTGGCTGGGTACAGAAATACAAGGAGCTTCCCGATGGGCGCCGCCAGATTCTCGCCATCTACATGCCAGGGCAGCTTTGCGATCTGGATTTGTTTACGGTCGCGCGCTCCGACCATTCGCTCGCCGCGGTGCGCGCCGCGAGCGTGGCGGAAATTTCGCGTCCCGACGCCTGCGCCCTGCTGCGCCGCTGTCCGAATATCACACAGATATTCTGCTGGAGCGAACTTGTCGCGGCGGCTGTTCAGCGCGAATGGATGATAAGTCTCGGACAGCGAAACGCACTCGAGCGGGTCGCGCATCTGCTTTCCGAGATCTACGTGCGCCAGCGTGGAACGCCCGATCCCGATGATGGCGAGTGCGATTTCTTTCTCACCCAGTGGCAGATTGCCGAAGCAACCGGGCTGACCCAGGTGCATGTCAACCGGACCGTACAGGAGCTTCGGCGGCGATGCGGGGTTGAACTTGGTCAACTGCGCTTGCGCGTTCCTGATTTTGCGGGGCTCAGCACAATTGCCGCGTTCAATCCCAATTATCTTCACTTCGGCGAGGCCGGTGCCGGGGTTGACCGTGTCGCGCCGCTGTTCGATACCTCGGATTTGCCGGTGTTCGCAGGCTTTCCCGCCGACCGCGACAGCGCTGCCCCGCTTGGACTTTTGTCCTGA